In the Elizabethkingia bruuniana genome, AATAGTATTTCCTGTATCTACGATATCTTCAACAAGGATGATATGACGATCTTTAATATCTTTTGTCAGATCCATTTTCTTGTATACAATACCTGTAGATTGTGTCCCGGCATAAGAGCTTACCTGAAGAAATGCAATCTCACAATTTCCCGGATAATGTTTCATTAAATCAGAGAAAAACATGAATACTCCGTTAAGTACTCCAACAAAGACTGGTACTTCGTCTTTATAATCTTCGTAAATTTTAAGAGCTACATCTTTAACAATTTCTTGTAATTCTTCGTCCTTCAGATAGGGTACGAATGTTTTGTCGTGAACCTTTATTT is a window encoding:
- the hpt gene encoding hypoxanthine phosphoribosyltransferase translates to MEKIKVHDKTFVPYLKDEELQEIVKDVALKIYEDYKDEVPVFVGVLNGVFMFFSDLMKHYPGNCEIAFLQVSSYAGTQSTGIVYKKMDLTKDIKDRHIILVEDIVDTGNTIEALFEYFKNTQRPKSVKLASLLLKPEVYTKQFKIDYIGKEIPNKFVLGYGLDYDELGRNLKDLYHLEDGKINDK